In Silene latifolia isolate original U9 population chromosome X, ASM4854445v1, whole genome shotgun sequence, the following proteins share a genomic window:
- the LOC141618715 gene encoding protein FAR1-RELATED SEQUENCE 5-like — MTEVQKQFVTKVKVLKLGGVKAYRGWKELCGGYDNIGATEIDFKNFVRDIKTYIDPICIKNYMLFGEVLLADATYGTNKYNMVFVPFTRVDHHKRCITFGAGLIGDESIECYTWLFKTFLEAMGGCQPRIIITDQDKSMKSVVPEVFKESTHRLCMWHIMKKLREKVSYQLFQDEDFKTRLNRCVWKNQLEPDEFEEQWGKIMTDYQLVEHEWFSDLYDLREQWIPAYFKDVSMSGLMRVTSRSESENSFFDRFLTPHLTLVEFWVCYESALEAQRHKQSKLNSDNKHSEIPRKTKSNLEVHASEIYSHNIFKDFQTELVAALSYCHFKDVEKIDETKIYIITDLQMPNKSWNVAYSPYNMEITCSCFMFQRMGLLCGNCLWILHNQDFQKIPEQYIMQRWTKATMSKHVFDKDDTN, encoded by the exons ATGACTGAGGTACAGAAACAATTTGTCACAAAGGTAAAGGTGCTAAAACTAGGTGGTGTGAAAGCCTATAGAGGTTGGAAGGAGCTGTGTGGAGGTTACGACAACATTGGTGCTACTGAGATTGATTTCAAAAACTTTGTCAGGGACATAAAAACCTACATTG ATCCGATCTGCATAAAGAACTACATGCTGTTTGGTGAGGTGTTATTAGCAGATGCTACATATGGAACAAACAAGTACAATATGGTGTTTGTGCCTTTCACAAGAGTTGATCACCACAAAAGGTGCATAACCTTTGGAGCTGGGTTGATAGGTGATGAAAGTATTGAGTGTTACACATGGCTGTTCAAGACATTTTTGGAAGCAATGGGCGGGTGCCAGCCGAGAATTATAATTACTGATCAGGACAAATCAATGAAGTCGGTAGTTCCAGAAGTGTTTAAGGAGTCAACACACAGACTGTGCATGTGGCACATAATGAAGAAACTAAGAGAAAAAGTCAGTTATCAACTATTTCAAGATGAGGATTTTAAGACCAGGCTCAATAGGTGTGTTTGGAAAAACCAACTTGAGCCTGATGAATTCGAAGAACAATGGGGGAAGATAATGACTGATTATCAACTTGTAGAACACGAGTGGTTTTCAGATTTGTACGATCTCAGGGAACAGTGGATCCCTGCCTATTTTAAAGATGTTTCAATGTCTGGCTTGATGAGGGTTACTTCTAGGTCTGAGAGTGAAAACAGTTTCTTTGACAGGTTCCTCACACCTCATTTGACCCTTGTTGAGTTTTGGGTGTGCTATGAGAGTGCCTTGGAAGCACAAAGACACAAGCAATCCAAGTTGAACAGTGACAACAAACACTCTGAAATTCCAAGGAAAACAAAGTCAAACCTTGAAGTCCATGCTTCTGAAATATACTCGCACAACATTTTTAAAGACTTCCAAACAGAATTGGTTGCAGCTTTGTCTTATTGTCATTTTAAAGATGTggagaagattgatgagacaaaaatatatattataaCAGACTTGCAGATGCCAAATAAGTCATGGAACGTAGCATATTCACCATATAACATGGAGATTACTTGTTCCTGTTTTATGTTTCAGAGAATGGGCTTGTTGTGCGGGAACTGCCTTTGGATTCTACACAACCAAGATTTTCAGAAAATACCAGAACAGTACATAATGCAAAGATGGACAAAAGCTACAATGAGTAAGCATGTCTTTGATAAAGATGACACAAACTGA